A single genomic interval of Daucus carota subsp. sativus chromosome 1, DH1 v3.0, whole genome shotgun sequence harbors:
- the LOC108209542 gene encoding uncharacterized protein LOC108209542 isoform X2 yields the protein MRGTKVESAKRRNRSRTSSSISTAPPPKSSVLDTEFVSEEAFLYETSPNNNPRSFPYSVKQKCWEKAERVKGRDPDRWRRDVLGNTLFRKLVGCPGCLCHDYDHILPYSKATVNRSKGNRTEISKADLIQKSSYCRVSGRDMDLLELSAYGNVRRGQDDGGCRIQ from the exons ATGAGAGGAACTAAAGTAGAATCAGCCAAGAGGAGAAACAGAAGCCGAACATCTTCTTCCATCTCCACTGCCCCACCTCCAAAGTCATCCGTTCTTGACACTGAATTTGTGAGTGAAGAAGCATTTTTATACGAAACAAGCCCTAACAATAACCCAAGAAGCTTCCCATatagtgtgaagcagaaatgttGGGAAAAGGCTGAGAGGGTTAAAGGGAGAGACCCTGATAGGTGGCGTCGTGATGTTCTTGGGAACACGCTGTTCCGCAAACTTGTCGGCTGCCCAGGTTGTCTTTGTCATGATTATGATCATATTCTTCCTTATTCTAAG GCAACAGTTAATAGATCAAAAGGGAATCGTACTGAGATATCTAAAGCTGATCTTATTCAAAAAAGTTCTTATTGCCGAGTTTCAG GCCGTGATATGGATCTTCTTGAACTATCAGCCTATGGCAACGTTCGCCGAGGACAAGATGATGGGGGATGTAGAATTCAGTAG
- the LOC108209542 gene encoding uncharacterized protein LOC108209542 isoform X1, giving the protein MRGTKVESAKRRNRSRTSSSISTAPPPKSSVLDTEFVSEEAFLYETSPNNNPRSFPYSVKQKCWEKAERVKGRDPDRWRRDVLGNTLFRKLVGCPGCLCHDYDHILPYSKGGQSTLENCQVLQATVNRSKGNRTEISKADLIQKSSYCRVSGRDMDLLELSAYGNVRRGQDDGGCRIQ; this is encoded by the exons ATGAGAGGAACTAAAGTAGAATCAGCCAAGAGGAGAAACAGAAGCCGAACATCTTCTTCCATCTCCACTGCCCCACCTCCAAAGTCATCCGTTCTTGACACTGAATTTGTGAGTGAAGAAGCATTTTTATACGAAACAAGCCCTAACAATAACCCAAGAAGCTTCCCATatagtgtgaagcagaaatgttGGGAAAAGGCTGAGAGGGTTAAAGGGAGAGACCCTGATAGGTGGCGTCGTGATGTTCTTGGGAACACGCTGTTCCGCAAACTTGTCGGCTGCCCAGGTTGTCTTTGTCATGATTATGATCATATTCTTCCTTATTCTAAG GGTGGGCAAAGCACATTAGAAAACTGTCAGGTTTTACAG GCAACAGTTAATAGATCAAAAGGGAATCGTACTGAGATATCTAAAGCTGATCTTATTCAAAAAAGTTCTTATTGCCGAGTTTCAG GCCGTGATATGGATCTTCTTGAACTATCAGCCTATGGCAACGTTCGCCGAGGACAAGATGATGGGGGATGTAGAATTCAGTAG